One window of Triticum dicoccoides isolate Atlit2015 ecotype Zavitan chromosome 5A, WEW_v2.0, whole genome shotgun sequence genomic DNA carries:
- the LOC119296916 gene encoding BTB/POZ and MATH domain-containing protein 1-like: MTASQSSIASVPSRCTAETARGTVAFKIAGYSLHKGLGIGKWLRSPSFSIGGYEWCIYYYPDGYQEENSTGHVSILLRLLTKNAKVRVLHKLMLVEPVSGRSIVVNSCKTPKVFDDKMSWAVPKFMKTTAEVESVYLQNDCLLIECELSVIKETEIHVPPSDLSDNLATLLEGKIGAEVTFKVQGEVFSAHKILLAMRSAVFNAQFYGPMRDKGAHDITIDDMQSAVFKSFLHFIYTDSMPSMDDLEDDDKREMVKHLLVAADKYAMGRMKMICEGMICKSLDVENVATLLALADKHNCRNLKDACIEFMLSSNRMNDVIASQGYVQLKRSSPDIIVDVLERAAKSRKI; the protein is encoded by the coding sequence ATGACAGCTTCGCAGAGTTCAATAGCGAGTGTGCCGTCGAGGTGCACAGCAGAGACGGCGCGGGGCACGGTTGCGTTCAAGATCGCCGGCTACAGCCTGCACAAGGGCCTCGGTATAGGCAAATGGCTCCGTTCTCCGTCATTCTCCATCGGCGGCTACGAGTGGTGCATCTACTACTACCCCGACGGATACCAAGAAGAGAATAGCACAGGTCACGTCTCCATCCTCCTCAGGCTCTTGACCAAGAACGCCAAGGTGAGGGTGCTCCACAAGTTGATGCTTGTGGAGCCGGTTAGTGGGCGGTCGATTGTGGTGAACTCCTGCAAAACGCCTAAAGTGTTCGACGATAAAATGTCTTGGGCCGTACCAAAGTTCATGAAGACGACCGCTGAAGTAGAGTCGGTGTACCTGCAGAACGATTGTCTCCTGATCGAGTGTGAACTCAGTGTTATCAAGGAAACTGAGATCCATGTGCCGCCCTCTGACCTTTCGGATAATCTTGCAACCTTGCTAGAGGGGAAGATAGGAGCAGAGGTGACTTTCAAGGTTCAAGGGGAGGTTTTTTCCGCTCATAAGATTTTGCTTGCAATGCGATCGGCGGTCTTCAACGCACAGTTCTATGGGCCGATGAGGGACAAGGGGGCACATGACATAACTATTGATGACATGCAGTCTGCTGTTTTCAAGTCATTTCTTCACTTCATCTACACTGATTCAATGCCTTCCATGGACGATCTCGAGGATGATGACAAAAGAGAAATGGTTAAACACTTACTGGTGGCTGCAGATAAGTATGCAATGGGAAGGATGAAGATGATATGTGAAGGCATGATATGCAAGAGTCTTGATGTTGAGAATGTGGCGACTCTATTAGCTCTAGCTGACAAGCACAATTGCAGAAATCTCAAAGATGCTTGCATTGAATTTATGCTCTCTTCGAATAGAATGAATGATGTGATTGCAAGCCAAGGGTATGTACAACTCAAAAGATCTTCGCCTGATATCATTGTGGATGTGTTGGAGAGAGCAGCTAAATCCCGCAAAATTTAG